The Mercurialis annua linkage group LG2, ddMerAnnu1.2, whole genome shotgun sequence genome contains a region encoding:
- the LOC130015120 gene encoding transposon Tf2-1 polyprotein produces MGRASFLQISKEICAINLLISVFKVKDKKIKDEVILFSYWIFTLISKVLGTLIPLIFKCFESLLVCMNVFSPLIKPIFGSVKNEELTPVSPYVSLFKICFWHSLIEEMLFTSALYARARFKYMVKSGSTEVKSRAKKNKGKKPNMPISEGFNPSFGPITRSRSQASTNLVSKPATLVMGDPNRPIQSQLEEFMAMYKSEQAAQHERQQQLADQLDHITRLTNTLQSQMATKDAAEGSQNRSVFDGSHDSPNNTANRGGRIQRDRTNQGDRSTTADTGGFVPRFTKLDFPRFNGTADPIVWLSCCDNFFLHQHTIDEDKVILASFHLEGDAQLWFLKLQRDRPNISWDNFKVQCQLRFGPPIRSSKLGELSKLKQSSTVEDYQRQFERLSAQTTTLTSEQEKEIFISGLREALAVEVELHNPADLTTAMSLARLYERRSEKVRAESFTPRRLTTTPANNSGPKPSFIKRLSRPEMEERRAKGLCFNCDEKFEIGHRCKKLFWLEVLVEEDEPDDEEPAISFHAISGTQTTQTMQVEGIINGFPLLVLIDSGSTHSFVNEALIHQLHIQAEAKSNLRVMVANGEQVKSPGVCRKLPIQMGTQIFPFDLFLLPLCGFGAVLGVNWLKTLGTICWDFATMKMQFKWEGSPVELNGCRNSTLPNNPSLSSMKLEAEQGLQLQKVHSEFNSIFSIPVGLPPERSCDHRIFLEPGTEPVVVRPYRYPHLQKDEIEAQCAEMLKQGMIRPSNSPYSSPVLLVKKTDNSWRFCVDYRALNAKTIKDKFPIPVIEELLEELHGAIYFSKLDLRSGYHQVRMNPYDVEKTAFRTHHGHFEFLVMPFGLTNAPSTFQSLMNDVFQKYLRKFVLVFFDDILVYSQTWEDHLHHLRIVFSLLQQHQLFLKESKCSLAQTQISYLGHIISEKGVMADAEKIESMVRWPQPTTLKALRGFLGLTGYYRKFVQNYGLIAAPLTNMLRKNSFVWNRESLAAFDHLKRAMTTTPVLALPDFQQDFLVECDASEFGMGAVLQQGDRPIAYFSKPMAARHFKLPAYEKELIALAQAIRHWRPYLWGRKFLIRTDHYSLKYLLDQRITTLPQQKWVSKLLGYDFQVEYKAGKENKVADALSRRDEEMGLLASISGPQLDLFQSIKDANMNSKTGQQLIAQIRANSSPPGYQKTFTRIAADFYWPQMKKSIQDFIKSCGVCQKNKTEALQPAGLLQPLPVPSQVWSDISMDFIDALPPSSGKSVLFVVVDRFSKYAHFIPMSHPYSAVSVARIFFDNIYKLHGLPETIVSDRDVIFTSAFWTELFKLSGTKLAFSSAYHPQSDGQTEVVNRTIEVYLRCFTSDQPRRWAQWISWAEYCYNTGYHSSLKTTPFEVVYGRPPPRLLSYCPGLSRLEAVDQELQTRDKMVADIKERLLRAQDIMKTNFDKYHQALDFEVGDWVLLKLQPNRQLSLASHRNRKLSPRFYGPFMVEAKIGKVAYRLQLHAHVKIHPVFHVSCLKRFQGTIEETTPTFPKVRQGEVLPSPKAILDKRIIDKDIQILIHWDGLSPADASWESSAIMEVQYPEFAFEVKRCVKEGTDVMNQQLNTAQHTNGKLIPFANTYKRRYPKKLMVELRKIKGRNQICP; encoded by the exons ATGGGGAGGGCTAGCTTCCTTCAGATTTCAAAA GAAATTTGCGCCATCAATCTATTGATTTCGGTTTTCAAAGTAAAggacaaaaaaattaaggatGAAGTAATTCTT TTCTCCTACTGGATATTTACGCTCATTTCTAAGGTTCTTGGAACATTAatacctttaatttttaaatgctTTGAATCTTTGCTTGTTTGCATGAATGTCTTCAGTCCCTTGATTAAACCCATTTTTGGATCAGTGAAGAAT GAGGAGCTAACTCCTGTTTCTCCctatgtttccctttttaagatttgtttttggCATTCATTGATTGAGGAAATGCTCTTCACTTCAGCATTATATGCTAGGGCTAGGTTTAAGTATATGGTCAAGTCTGGTAGTACAGAAGTTAAGA GTAGAGCTAAGAAAAATAAAGGGAAGAAACCAAATATGCCCATAAGTGAAGGGTTTAATCCCTCCTTTGGTCCCATAACACGTTCGAGATCCCAGGCTTCTACCAACTTGGTATCAAAGCCAGCGACGTTGGTTATGGGTGATCCAAATCGTCCTATTCAGTCCCAGCTAGAAGAATTTATGGCGATGTATAAGTCAGAGCAGGCAGCCCAACATGAACGACAGCAGCAACTTGCAGACCAATTGGACCATATCACACGACTTACTAATACTTTACAATCTCAAATGGCCACTAAAGACGCAGCTGAAGGAAGTCAGAATCGCTCAGTCTTTGATGGCAGCCACGACAGCCCCAACAACACCGCCAATAGAGGAGGTCGCATTCAACGCGATAGAACCAATCAAGGAGACCGCTCAACTACAGCAGACACAGGTGGATTCGTGCCCAGATTCACCAAGCTAGATTTTCCTCGTTTCAATGGAACCGCGGACCCAATTGTGTGGCTCAGTTGTTGTGATAATTTTTTCCTTCATCAACACACAATTGACGAAGACAAAGTAATTCTGGCCTCGTTTCACCTTGAAGGAGACGCCCAACTATGGTTCTTAAAACTTCAAAGAGATAGGCCTAATATCTCTTGGGATAATTTTAAAGTTCAGTGTCAATTGCGTTTTGGGCCTCCAATTCGCAGCAGCAAATTGGGAGAACTTTCCAAACTTAAGCAATCCAGTACTGTTGAGGACTACCAACGCCAATTTGAGAGACTTTCTGCTCAAACCACCACGCTCACCTCTGAACAAGAAAAGGAGATTTTTATTAGTGGGTTACGTGAAGCTCTAGCAGTAGAAGTTGAACTACACAACCCAGCTGATTTGACAACAGCGATGAGTCTTGCTCGACTTTATGAACGACGTAGTGAGAAGGTAAGGGCTGAATCATTCACTCCTCGTCGGCTCACCACAACACCTGCCAACAACAGCGGACCTAAGCCTTCATTCATCAAGCGTCTTTCTCGGCCTGAGATGGAAGAAAGGAGAGCAAAAGGATTATGCTTTAATTGTGACGAGAAATTTGAAATTGGGCACAgatgtaaaaaattattttggctTGAGGTTTTGGTTGAAGAAGATGAACCTGATGATGAGGAGCCTGCAATATCTTTTCATGCTATCTCCGGCACTCAAACTACACAAACTATGCAGGTAGAAGGTATCATCAATGGATTTCCCCTACTTGTTTTGATCGACTCGGGTTCGACTCATAGCTTCGTGAATGAAGCTCTTATCCACCAACTTCATATTCAAGCTGAGGCTAAAAGTAATTTACGAGTGATGGTAGCTAATGGCGAACAAGTGAAAAGTCCCGGCGTTTGTCGAAAGCTTCCAATTCAAATGGGTACTCAAATTTTtccctttgatttgtttttactTCCCTTGTGTGGCTTTGGTGCTGTGTTAGGTGTTAATTGGCTCAAGACATTGGGAACAATTTGTTGGGATTTTGCAACCATGAAGATGCAATTTAAGTGGGAAGGCAGCCCTGTTGAATTGAATGGCTGCAGAAACTCCACACTTCCTAATAACCCATCTCTCTCCTCCATGAAACTCGAAGCTGAACAAGGTTTGCAATTACAGAAAGTTCACTCTGAATTCAACTCCATCTTTAGCATTCCTGTTGGTCTACCTCCGGAGAGAAGTTGTGACCATCGAATCTTTCTAGAGCCCGGAACAGAACCAGTAGTGGTGAGGCCTTACCGCTACCCCCATCTTCAGAAAGATGAAATTGAAGCCCAATGTGCTGAAATGTTGAAACAAGGTATGATCAGACCTAGCAATTCTCCTTATTCTTCACCTGTTCTCTTGGTGAAAAAGACAGATAACTCATGGCGCTTTTGTGTGGACTACCGGGCCTTAAATGCAAAAACCATCAAGGACAAGTTTCCAATTCCTGTAATTGAAGAACTGTTGGAAGAACTCCATGGCGCAATTTATTTTTCGAAACTTGACCTACGATCAGGCTACCATCAGGTTAGGATGAACCCATATGATGTGGAAAAGACAGCATTTCGCACTCATCATGGTCACTTTGAGTTTTTGGTCATGCCATTTGGTCTTACTAACGCTCCTTCCACTTTTCAATCCCTGATGAATGATGTCTTCCAAAAATATTTACGTAAATTTGTACTGGTCTTTTTTGACGATATTTTGGTGTATAGCCAAACATGGGAAGATCATTTGCATCATTTACGTATAGTATTTTCTCTCTTACAGCAGCATCAACTCTTCCTCAAAGAATCAAAATGTTCTTTGGCACAAACACAGATATCCTATTTGGGACATATTATCTCGGAAAAGGGGGTAATGGCAGATGCTGAAAAAATAGAGTCTATGGTTCGTTGGCCTCAACCTACCACGCTTAAGGCACTTAGAGGTTTCCTTGGTCTCACTGGGTATTACAGAAAATTTGTCCAAAACTACGGACTAATTGCTGCCCCGTTAActaatatgttacgaaaaaattcttTTGTTTGGAACAGGGAGTCACTTGCAGCTTTTGATCACCTTAAGAGAGCCATGACAACTACACCTGTACTAGCTTTGCCAGATTTTCAACAAGACTTTCTAGTAGAGTGTGATGCATCCGAATTTGGAATGGGAGCCGTATTGCAGCAAGGTGATCGGCCAATTGCCTACTTCAGCAAGCCCATGGCTGCCAGGCACTTCAAACTTCCGGCGTATGAAAAAGAATTAATAGCATTGGCTCAAGCTATTCGGCATTGGAGACCATACTTATGGGGGCGCAAATTTCTGATTCGAACTGATCATTACAGCTTGAAATATCTCCTAGATCAGCGTATCACTACTTTGCCGCAGCAGAAGTGGGTTAGTAAACTTTTGGGGTATGATTTTCAGGTGGAATATAAGGCTGGAAAGGAAAACAAAGTAGCGGATGCACTGTCACGCAGAGATGAGGAGATGGGTCTACTTGCTTCTATTTCAGGACCACAATTAGAcctatttcaatcaattaaagaCGCAAATATGAATTCCAAAACAGGACAGCAGCTTATTGCACAAATCAGAGCTAATTCCTCTCCACCAG GATATCAGAAGACCTTCACTCGAATTGCTGCTGATTTTTATTGGCCTCAAATGAAGAAATCCATTCAAGATTTCATCAAAAGTTGTGGGGTGTGTCAAAAAAATAAGACCGAGGCTCTCCAACCAGCGGGTTTGCTCCAACCCCTTCCAGTGCCATCTCAGGTATGGTCTGATATTTCAATGGATTTTATTGACGCCCTCCCTCCTTCTAGTGGGAAATCAGTTCTATTTGTTGTCGTAGATCGATTCTCCAAATACGCCCACTTCATTCCCATGTCTCACCCTTACTCGGCTGTTTCGGTAGCCAGGATTTTTTTtgataacatttacaaacttcaTGGCTTACCTGAGACTATAGTAAGCGACCGTGATGTCATTTTTACAAGTGCTTTTTGGACTGAACTTTTTAAACTCAGCGGTACAAAGTTGGCTTTTAGTTCTGCATATCACCCACAAAGTGATGGCCAAACTGAAGTCGTCAACAGGACCATAGAAGTTTACCTACGCTGCTTCACAAGTGATCAACCTCGACGCTGGGCTCAATGGATTTCTTGGGCAGAATATTGCTACAATACAGGGTATCACTCATCTCTTAAGACAACACCTTTCGAAGTAGTGTATGGTCGCCCTCCTCCTCGGTTACTAAGTTATTGTCCTGGGTTGTCACGCCTTGAAGCTGTGGATCAAGAGCTGCAAACACGGGATAAAATGGTTGCTGACATCAAAGAGCGTCTTCTGCGAGCCCAAGATATTATGAAGACAAACTTTGACAAATATCACCAAGCTTTAGACTTCGAAGTTGGAGATTGGGTATTACTGAAGCTTCAACCCAATAGACAGCTTTCATTAGCTTCTCATCGGAATCGCAAGTTATCTCCTCGTTTTTATGGGCCTTTTATGGTCGAAGCTAAAATTGGCAAAGTGGCTTATCGCCTCCAACTTCATGCTCATGTGAAAATCCATCCTGTTTTCCACGTCTCATGCTTGAAGAGGTTCCAAGGTACCATTGAAGAGACTACTCCAACCTTTCCTAAAGTGCGCCAAGGAGAAGTCCTTCCAAGTCCGAAAGCCATTCTTGACAAGCGGATCATTGATAAGGACATCCAAATTTTGATTCATTGGGATGGGTTATCTCCAGCAGATGCTTCATGGGAGTCGTCTGCCATTATGGAAGTCCAATATCCGGAATTTGCGTTTGAGGTCAAACGTTGTGTGAAGGAGGGGACAGATGTTATGAATCAGCAGCTCAATACAGCTCAACACACAAATGGGAAATTAATTCCTTTTGCCAACACTTACAAAAGACGTTACCCAAAGAAATTAATG GTAGAGCTAAGAAAAATAAAGGGAAGAAACCAAATCTGCCCATAA
- the LOC126668584 gene encoding uncharacterized protein LOC126668584: MVILEEHYHGRSSVAVPFTWESQPGTPKIKYYRENPLPPLTPPPSYFYNTPTKKHSKPNNNNLLSTIFPKRVSPASSSSSSSSSSFSSRMPSTSFYSVPSSPITVSRSRVRHGTSNPRKSFDLSSRMVVDETECDSTLCFGANVRSRGCYASMIKEIKIVKLKSNSKPA, from the exons ATGGTCATTTTAGAAGAACATTATCATGGGAGATCTTCTGTTGCAGTTCCATTCACTTGGGAATCTCAACCAGGCACTCCTAAGATCAAATACTATAGAGAAAATCCTCTTCCTCCTCTAACTCCACCACCTTCATATTTCTATAACACTCCCACAAAAAAGCACTCTAAACCTAACAATAAtaatcttttaagcacaatCTTCCCCAAGCGTGTTTCGCCTGCGTCCTCGTCCTCGTCTTCGTCTTCGTCTTCATTTTCGTCGCGGATGCCTTCAACGTCGTTTTATTCTGTTCCATCTTCACCTATTACAGTTTCGAGAAGTCGCGTTCGCCATGGAACGTCTAATCCGAGAAAATCTTTTGATTTATCATCAAGAATGGTAGTCGATGAGACCGAATGTGATTCGACTTTGTGCTTCGGAGCCAATGTTAGGTCTCGAGGTTGCTATGCGTCGATGATTAAG GAGATTAAGATAGTGAAGCTGAAATCGAATTCTAAACCagcataa
- the LOC126668581 gene encoding LOW QUALITY PROTEIN: cationic peroxidase 1-like (The sequence of the model RefSeq protein was modified relative to this genomic sequence to represent the inferred CDS: deleted 2 bases in 1 codon) yields MAFSSQFYVLYVYMLVLGLAHAQLSPQYYVKTCPKALSTIKTAVLNAVAKEHRMGASLLRMHVHDCFVNGCDGSVLLDDISPTFTGEKTAAPNANSLRGFDVIDTIKSQVESICPRVVSCADLLAVAARDSVVSLGGPSWQVELGRRDSTTASYNAATQNLPSPLMDLSDLITAFSNKGFTAKEMVALAGSHTTGQARCMMFRGRLLNETNIDSTLATSLKSNCPNTDRDNSLSPLDANSPVIFDNKYYQNLVRNRGLLHSDQQLFSGGSTDSLVETYSTDPFAFYTDFANAMIKMGKLGTLTGW; encoded by the exons ATGGCATTTTCTTCTCAGTTCTAtgttttatatgtatatatgctTGTGCTCGGTTTAGCTCATGCTCAATTGTCCCCTCAATATTACGTGAAAACATGCCCAAAGGCCCTATCTACCATCAAAACTGCTGTGCTCAATGCTGTTGCTAAGGAGCATCGCATGGGTGCATCCTTGCTTCGTATGCATGTCCACGACTGCTTCGTTAAT GGATGCGATGGATCGGTGTTATTAGATGACATATCGCCAACTTTCACCGGAGAGAAGACTGCCGCCCCAAATGCAAATTCTCTGAGAGGTTTTGATGTCATTGATACCATTAAATCCCAAGTCGAGTCCATTTGCCCCCGAGTTGTCTCCTGCGCTGATTTACTTGCTGTTGCTGCTCGAGATTCAGTTGTTTCT TTGGGCGGTCCTTCATGGCAAGTTGAGTTAGGTAGAAGAGACTCCACAACGGCAAGTTACAACGCTGCA ACACAAAATCTTCCGTCACCGTTAATGGATCTCAGTGACCTTATAACTGCCTTCTCAAACAAAGGGTTTACTGCAAAAGAAATGGTTGCTCTCGCCG GATCTCACACTACAGGCCAAGCTAGATGCATGATGTTTCGAGGCAGACTCTTGAATGAGACCAACATTGATTCAACACTAGCAACATCATTAAAATCAAATTGCCCGAACACGGACAGGGACAACAGCCTCTCCCCACTGGATGCTAACAGCCCTGTTATATTTGATAATAAGTATTACCAGAACTTGGTTAGAAACAGAGGCCTTCTGCACTCAGATCAGCAGCTTTTCAGCGGTGGATCCACCGATTCACTGGTCGAAACTTACAGTACAGATCCTTTTGCTTTCTATACAGATTTTGCCAATGCCATGATCAAGATGGGGAAACTTGGCACTCTAACAGGATGGTAG
- the LOC126668583 gene encoding uncharacterized protein LOC126668583 — MSSSSDDFLSGFQVDLDVPMGGPDVPLANIIPGDIDVDGAPVDIPIAPAEIALPEIIIVDDDDESADPVGDEAVPSLLPPLASSIVSGGVGGVASEGPVVADSGEISLGRDPDSPSRKRRRVGDGSPTRESFPGSSSSAPDLVQWVEGQDPASLLNPRVLAEYIRTLAIPADVTWFCGRPGQELSDLACFHGFSALQSVLVLNDRRQCAEEEVERLSSLLATSESERAKLKASLEEHDSLLAQLKAQDAINDRQVKVIEKKTDDLTQEIEELIRINSLVGGERDNLRSEVEGLHIRLLDTKAFYSALISEYRLAIGRKLLEQNPNIDLSGVNGLDPQAIARDLLAKMSKDRV, encoded by the exons atgtcttcttcttctgacgatttcctttccggatttcaagtagatttggacgttccgatgggtggtcctgacgttcctcttgccaacattattcctggcgacattgACGTGGATGGGGCTCCTGTTGATATTCCCATAGCTCCTGCCGAGATAGCGTTGCCTGAGATTATTattgtagatgatgatgatgaatcggctgatccagtaggtgacgaggcggttccgtcactacttccccctctagcatcatctatcgtctcggggggagttgggggtgtggcctcagaggggcctgttgttgctgattcgggagagatttctctaggtcgagacccggattctccgtctagaaaaagacgtcgagttggcgatggttctccaacgagggagagttttcctggaagctcttcttctgctccagacttggttcagtgggtcgaaggtcaggatcctgccagtttgctgaatccgagagtgctagcggaatatatccggactttggcgattcctgctgatgtcacgtggttttgtggtaggccgggtcaagagctttccgatctggcttgttttcatggtttctct gctcttcaatctgttttggtattgaacgaccgccgacagtgtgccgaggaggaggtcgagcgtctgtcttctcttttggcgacttccgagtctgaaagggcgaaattgaaggcctctttggaagagcatgattctctcctggcgcagctcaaggcgcaggatgcgattaatgatcgccagGTGAAAGTGATCGAGAAAAAgaccgatgacttgactcaagagattgaggagctcattcggatcaattcccttgttggtggggagagggacaatctaagatcggaggttgagggtcttcacatccgtctgctagatacgaaggctttctactctgctttgataagcgagtatcgccttgcgattgggaggaagcttctagagcagaatcctaatattgatctttctggggttaacgggttggatccccaggccatcgcccgTGATCTCCTCGCCAAGATGTCTAAAGACCGCGTCtag
- the LOC126668582 gene encoding uncharacterized protein LOC126668582: MSELAKEKRRGPPKEGPGNGGRGKSKPIIAESDFEESGQRNVRKRGVSASVRRHKKGTPAIEGASETPVDDQIQDDRMEDDDMEDRRIDDADFETSEDESLGPIANIRRKKGKDGRFIAETSSGK, translated from the exons ATGTCGGAATTGGCGAAAGAAAAAAGACGGGGACCTCCG AAAGAAGGACCCGGTAATGGTGGCAGGGGAAAGAGTAAGCCTATTATAGCTGAATCTGATTTTGAGGAGTCGGGACAACGAAATGTTCGAAAGCGTGGTGTGAGTGCCTCAGTCCGACGTCACAAGAAGGGGACTCCTGCTATTGAGGGAGCTAGTGAGACGCCAGTCGATGATCAGATACAGGATGATCGGATGGAGGATGATGACATGGAAGACCGTCGGATAGACGATGCTGATTTTGAGACTTCTGAGGACGAGAGTTTAGGACCAATCGCGAACATTCGACGGAAAAAGGGGAAAGATGGACGGTTTATTGCTGAAACGTCATCaggtaaataa
- the LOC126668858 gene encoding biogenesis of lysosome-related organelles complex 1 subunit 1, whose amino-acid sequence MYSPQPSSARPLVASPRAVEKPQPEPSVLEASLLKLMQDHHQTSLHLREQTEKAKKDAIRKAVKVSDHLMDAVNGGVQESFINEKRIEFEIRALATSISRFMKQTDQWLTATHAINNAIKEIGDFENWMKTMEFECKSINAAIRNVCQ is encoded by the exons ATGTATTCCCCTCAGCCTTCATCGGCGCGTCCGCTTGTGGCGTCACCAAGGGCGGTAGAGAAGCCACAACCTGAGCCGAGCGTCCTTGAAGCTTCGCTTCTCAAACTTATGCAGGATCATCACCAAACTTCTCTGCATCTTCGTGAACAAACTG AGAAGGCAAAAAAAGATGCAATTAGAAAGGCAGTGAAAGTTTCAGATCATTTGATGGATGCTGTGAACGGGGGTGTACAAGAGTCTTTTATCAATGAGAAACGAATTGAATTCGAGATTAGAGCTTTAGCTACTTCGATTTCTCGATTCATGAAGCAAACTGATCAGTGGCTTACGGCTACTCATGCTATTAATAATGCTATCAAG GAAATTGGTGATTTTGAGAATTGGATGAAGACAATGGAATTTGAATGTAAAAGCATAAACGCAGCAATTCGCAACGTTTGTCAATAA